ATccgagagagagatggagagatcAGCAGTGGAGTCAGGAGTGTAGTCTGAAAGTCTGTAAAGTATCTTTGTTACTGAGATACAGCTATGTCCAGTCATGTTACACTTGAACCAATTTTGACCATTCTGAGAAGCTTTACCATTTATAGTAACTGTTTTCCCTTCGCGCATCTCACCACCTTTTTTCATGCAAACTAGCACTGTCGTACTCATGCCTGCAATTCTGGGATGCAAAGGCGACAACTTCAGGTTCATGCAGCCTTCATACTGACATAAAGGTGAGCTGCAAAGATATTCCTTTAGTTTCGTCTCCTTTGCCATCAATACCATTCATGAAAGCTTGCGAGAACACAACAAATAATGGTCACTTTTTGGTTCTAAAGATACaaccttcataaaattattgtgGGTCAGTTTCCTGGTTTTCTCTCATGGCTTCTGTTGTgtctcttttgtttgtaggaTTCCTTGTTTTGGCAGGGGAGGTGATTGCACAACAAAACAGGGGAGGTGAAATGGTGATGGAAGAGGAAGAGATTTTGGGGCTATTTGAAGTCATGAGTGCTCTTCTAGAGGACCCTGGCTGGGCTGAACTGCACCCACAGCCCTGTACAGACACTCCATGGCCTGGTATTCAATGTGAGATTGGTGATCAAGATCCTCCAATCTTTCATGTAACAAAGATCCATATTGGCCCTGATGTTGTCACCCCACCCTGCAAATCCTCCGCTAATCTATCAGATTCCCTGTTCAAGCTACCTTTTCTGAAGACCTTGTCTATATTCAACTGTTTTCTAACATCTCCTGTCACTCTTTCTCCGACGCTTTTTAGTGCAACCACTTCCTTGGAGCATTTAGCTCTTGTATCCAATCCAGCCCTCTCCGGAGGAATTCCACCAAGCATATCAGAAATTGTCAGCCTAAGGGTCCTGAATCTGGCACAAAACAACCTGCAGGGAGAAATCCCGAAGGAGATTGGTGGGTTGGTCAACTTAGAGCAACTTGATTTGAGTTACAACAATTTAAGTGGCGAAATCCCAGAGGAAATTGGTGGGTTAAATGGTTTGACCATCTTGGACTTAAGCTGGAATGTCATTGAAGGGGATCTACCTAGTTCTCTGGCTCAGCTTCCCATTCTCCAAAAGATTGACTTGAGTTCAAACAGGTTTGTTGGAAGGATACCTCCAGAATTGGGGATGCTCAATAGGTTGGCCTTGTTTGATTTAAGCAGCAATTTTGTTAATGGGCCAATCCCTGAAACCCTCTCAGGTTTGGAGAATTTGGAGTACCTAGTAGTTGATCACAACCCTATAAATGCAGGTATGCCCTTGTTTATAGGCACCCTTAGGAAGCTAAAATCATTGAGCTTGTCAGGATGTGGGCTTACAGGCAAAATACCAAACACTATCACTACCATGGAAAGTCTCACTGCTCTTGCTCTAGACAACAACAGCCTCACTGGGACAATCCCTCCAGATTTAGGGGCTCTTCCAAATCTTGATCAGCTAAACTTAAGCCACAATCAATTAAGTGGGCAGCTACAGCTCCCAGAGGAGTTCATTGACAGGCTTGGGAAGAGGTTGGATGTTAGAGGTAACGCTGGGCTCTGCACAAGCAACCAAATATACAAGAAGAAGAACATTTCTACATATCTAGAAACTCCTGTTTGTTTCAATACAACAGGACCCATGAATGGCAAAGCCTTGGGTGATGATCAACACCCAGATGATGATTATGAGAGAAAGAAGCCATCCTGGCACCATGACAAGATGAGTTCAAATGCTCCAGGGATGGATCAAAAGCTTATATTTTCACTCACTTTGGCTTTcagtttttgttgtttgttttctgattttcttaTTGTAAGAGTACTGTAACTCttaattctattctatattgacATATTGGAGTCATTTGACTCATTTACTGGTTTTTGCTTCAGATTAAACTCATgggtccttttcttttctttttatttattcatggATAAGGTACTGTGTTCTAATGCAGTGTACTAAAGGGCATTACATCTGTCATCTGTGGAATGCGGATGAAAAAAGCTTTGGCTCGATCTCTCTTGTTGGATTTTTGGTATCTAACAAACAAGAGAAGCTGAGTCACAACGCTCAAGTCTTATCAATGAAAGTTGCTATCTGTAGCAGCCTTTTAAAGAGAGAGGCAGAAACTGTCGGATACAGTACTAAAGAGAACACTAACCTTTTGCCAAGCTAAAGGATACgctttttgtacttttttttgcaggagagagagagagagtaatccCAACACCATTCCAAGTTCATCATTGCAgtttgtttctcatttctcatAGCACCTAAGATGAAATGAAtgcccagttttttttttttattctttttttttatatatatatatatatatataatttgattccATTTTGCCTAAAGTTAACTTCTCACGTTTTATAGCTTGATCAAAGATTTATTATTACTTTCAGTTTCTTCCATATTTTTCCTTTGACAAGTGACTGTTCATATGATGTGCTGGAATCTAGACTGATGTGTAATAGCCATCTATTTTAAAGTCTGTTCACAACAAGcatcaaatattaatttattaagcCATGCGTCTTGTGATGGAAATTACATTTACCACCCTTTgtcaatatacatatatatatatatatattttaatgtttcAAATGTTTCAATCTTTCCAATGTCTCTCCTGATATAATATTGCAATTCTATTGCAAAAACAATGATAGTTAAAGGTGGTTCTGTGGACAGTGGGTTTATTAGTAGATCCTTTAATAGTTGAAAGGGTGTTCAATTTATGTGTGATCGTGGGCCTTATTTCATGGGCAGGGGCATAACTATAATTTTAGGTAAAGGGTGcaaaacttaataaataaataaaaaataaaaaagtaaaaagaagaagaagtcttttttagagggataaaaataattttatagaatttattcttaaaaatcataacatataattttaggagatttttaaaatttccatGATTGTGGCTCCGCCCCTACCCCTAATGCTAACATGTCAACCCAATGTTTCCCTTGTGTTctcttaaaattaatatgacttttaaaattaccattagatttgtgatagatcactattgaattttgatctaatggtaattttaaaaatcacaacaaTTTTGAGGGAACACAAAGAAGAAATTGGataacatttagaattactcatttatGGCCATGCTTTATGTATTTATGTTCCTTTTGGATTTGAATGCAAGTTATGAATGTCAAGTCTAATTAAATTATCTAAGTTAGGAGGCCTAACCCTTTAAAGTGGTCACTATTAATTTCTATAATCTATTATGATCCTTTATCAAGTTGTTTTGTCTAATTTCACAAATATCAatcctttattttcattaatttagtTACTTAATTTTCTTgccttttatatcacattaaaataattttgataaaaatttaaattaattattattactaaacaatcattttttttaactttaaaagattttatttctctaaaagaGCACATGTTGTAgacactttttgtttttatatattttatttctttttggtaCTAGTACCTACATGTTACCTTATTCATATATCAATCTTGCCACATATTTAATAAAGttaatttgataaatatatttttgggcTCCACATAttgtattataaattttttatttaggatACATGGGAAGGCGATTTACctcccaatgtaccaaaattgttaaATGACCCTCCCGAACTTGTTAACCTATGGCAATAAATACCATCAGTCCACTCACCCGTCAATTTAGATGGAAGTTCGGTCACGTGCGTTGCATATTACGTTTTAAGCATAAAtcattcccaaaatacccctgtcACCATTAGCCTTTATATTAGGTTCAAACCCACCAAACACCCGGTTCAAACCCCCCGTGCGGCATGCATCTTCCTTCTTGGTAGAATGTCTTTGTCCTCTACGAGGTACCAACAACCAATATAGCAGGTGACGTGCTACTAGTCTCCAGCTTAATCGGATGCGGTCCAATCGGAGAGACGTCCCTACTCTGCGCACTCGCCGGCGACACCACCAAAAGTCGTGTCGTCGCCAACTACTCGCCCACATCGACCCAGCTCGAAGCCATCATCCACTACGCCACTTCAGAGGTGGTCCCACAGCAGTCGCTGGGTGAGATCACGGTCACCTTCGAGGCGCTCAAGTCACGCGCCCCCTGCAACTTCCTCGTCTTCGTGCTCGGCCATGACTGTGCAGTAAGAGCTTGGTCAAGGGGGTAGAGAATAGGAAAGGGACTAAAGCACACTGCATAGCATGTCTCAACCGTATTATCATTAGCTTGTATGGTGGGGGCATTGACTTTGAGTCAACGTTGTTTTTGGCATGTATATGGCCAGTGGCCAGGCTAATTATTGATGGGGTCTATTGGGAAACCCCAACCTCTTCCCCCTCTTCCAGCCTGACCCACCTTTTTGTGAGGTTTTACGTTAATTTTTCCCATCTTTTCCGTTTCCCTCTCGTTCTTTTCGGTATCCAggtgtgttttgtggagcatcaACGATTCCCCCCCTGTGATAGAAGCTACTGGTCTTATTCTCCGGCTCTGCTTTGGTTTTCCTGGTCTGACTTGCAGCGTTTTTGGTGATTCCCTCTCAGCCCCTGTGATCAAAGCTCCTGCATGGTCTTCTTCTCCGGCTCTGGTTTGGTTTTCCTGTTCTAATTTGCAGCGTTTTTGGTGATTCCCTCTCAACCCCTGTGATCAAAGCTACTgcatgttcttcttcttcggctgCTCTTCTTCTCCAACGTTGTCTCTTCCCCTTCACCACCACTCATTCTTTCCACTTTCCCCTTGTCCCCCGTCTCTCCGGCTTGCACAAAACAAACGGTGAGACTCACGTTTTCCTGCATGATGGTGATCAGACGGTGGAGAAGATGTACGCAGAGGAGTTCCTATGCAGTAAGAGCCTAGTCAAGGGGGTAGAAAACTTGAAGACGACTTTGAGATACCTAAAAGCATTCCACCTATCATAGAAAGCTTGAAGACAACTTTCACGTGAACGGCTACTGAAACGCTGCGTTCAATAGGTGGGcaattttggaatgatttttgcTTAAAAGGTCATGTGCAACACACATGATCGACTTTCCATCCAAACAGACAGGCGAGTGGACGGAAGGTATAACTTGCCACACATTGGCAAATTTGGAAGGGTCATCTAATAATTTTAGTACATTGGGGGATAAATCGTCACCCCGTGAATAAAACAGgagggtaaagtgtaattatccctttttatttctattttgaaTAAGCTGCTTTTCAAACTAAGGGACATGAAGCTccccccaccccaaaaaaaaaaaaaaaaaaacccctaagaggggttttttatatattttttttttattatttaacaaGGACAAATTGCagttttaaaaaagttgttgaaTATAACACAATTTCCCATGGTGGACCCTAATTCTGTAACAATAAATTGAACACTAGAAATAGCAAATAAAGTTACAATGCCCATACAAACATGACAAGGAAAGAGCTCTGTGACGAACACAAAATAAAccaatctttatttatttattttctattattttggcGATAACCGAATTTAGAAAGAaggcataaaaaataaaataaaaaaaaataaaaacacatgaGAGGAACTGTGGGAGCAAACTTTTAATTGCTACTTTTTATTTAGGAAAAAGTACaaatatccccctcaaactaccactcaattgttaatgttctcccaaactactaattgtgttaaTTTTCCCTCTacgaccaacaaaaagataaaaatgactctaattttttttcaacaagataaaaatgtccttataaaatcaaaaaaaaaaaaactaaaactaaaactaaaaaattaaaaaaaaaataacgaaaaaattactgaaaattataaaaacgatttttttttttgaaaacccagtttttatttttttgttttatttttttgttttttataactttttgttattttttttaaataatttttttgttttttttttaaaaaataataattttatgaagggtatttttgtcgttaggggggacattgacatgttttggtagtttaggaggggACATTGATACAATAAGTAATttgggggaacattgacaataagATGGTAATTTGAGGaggttatgtatacttttttcttttatttattatttatttttgctttgtAGAAGTTTCCCTTGTGGAAAATGTCTTCAAAACTTCATTACCAGGCATTACATTCCCTGTAATCGCACCTTAATTCTCTCATGCTGGAAATCCCAAGTTATAGTCTCTTATACATTGTCATACaaaatccaatgataattttcagTGTGGGAGTGTTTACTTGATAGTGTGAGAATGGGATTAtgtgtaacatttctcattATTTAATATAAGACATACATCATGCACCTCATGTTAGgtattagagaatatatttcctatattaaaaggaaatatattaatataatattatacgtTACTTACATTTATAAGATTGATTGTAATTAGGTTTGACGGTGATCAAATCTGATTGATTTTATTGCCATATTGATTTGTAtcaattcttctataaataagagttttttgtattgtaatttCATCAagtaaaatatgaagaaaatgtAACCATTTGAGCTTTATCATATAGACGtaagtcatagaccgaaccacgtaaaactcgtatttctattttattttattatcaaacCCAATTACAATCAATCTTGTAAAGGTAagtaatgtacaatattatattaatatatttccttttaatataataaatatattttttaacatttggTCCCATAAAAAAAGTTCTCATGGTGTCACTGTTTGATAACCCTTTTtaagatgagtttttttttttttttttttttttggttgaaaagttgttttgatgtaacataaaaaagaaatgaattttgAGTTATTTTTAGAGGAAAGTTATTTGTTAGAAAGCCCCTTCTATTAGGAGGACCatgatcctctccagttgagagGAACCGGAGAGGAGTCAATCCTCTCTAGTTGGGTTATAAAACCTCACTTTACGGCCTCCAATAAGAATTTGGCACATTATCTAAAACCATCGAATACAACAAACATAAAACACCAGATTCTATGAACCAAAGAAAACCTATAGACAAAAGAGAGAATTTTTCTCCTTGCAAGAGATCTCATCGGATCTTCCTTAAACAACCCATTGCCGAAATTAGCCATTATCCGAAAGCGAGGAAGGTAGGGGTGTTTTCATCAAACCAACCTTCCCGTTTTTCAtcaaactaattttcttttctttttattctttttttttttcccagagCATGAAACCAATTTTCATTCTAGGTATGAGTATGATCCTATTTTCAGAAGAAAAATTATCCCAATTGAGCCCATCTCCAAGCCTCAGTCCCGATCACTCTGCGGAAATCAACTCCAAAATTTATAATCTTCATGTTTAAGAAGCCAAAGTCAGAGTTAATGTCAACTCCAAAAACATAGTCCACAACCGTTTCCATAGATATCCAGGAGCAGCAAGGACAAGAAAGCAAGGCcccgttaaaaaaaaataaaaccaacagAGAATCGCAACCCGATTCCCAAATCTTCACAAACTAAAGTTtcgaaaagaaaatcaaacccaGCTCTCAACATTTCATTGTTTGTGGGGTTTTGAAGGTTTTCTCCATTTGTTaaggttttaatttattttttagtagaaATGAATTGAAAACGAGTTAGCAAACAAGCCaactttcaaataaaatatttcaaaagaCATCCCTTAAACCAAGATCTCATGTCaaactattaaaagaaaataacgcAGGAGACGCATTGGTAATCTAGCCTTTaaacaaaagtgaaaatttGTTGAGAGAACTTATGTTAGATTTCCTAGATCAAAATCATTATGAAAATTAGCCCAATGACTCCTAACAACACTTAGAAGAGGGTTGAATAGGTGTTTACCAAATTAATGCGGAatataacaaatttaaaaatcatgcACCACACAAACAATCACCAAGTAATATGAAAGCCATAAACACAATTAACATACGAATTTGGTAAAGAAAttgaaacattttttaaaaactcttaaaaagtAGAACCATTCCACGGCAACCAAACCCATAAATCTCATCCACTAAATAGAAGAACCAATTTCAAAAGTTCGCACTTACAAAATCTTTGTTATGGACACTCTTTCGTATCAAGCAAATAACCTGCTTGCTCTTACCACAATAGCTCTAGAACTTCAGGGCGATTCTTCTACCGAGTTTCTTCTTGCAATTCTGAAATTTCGATGGCTAAAGACTTTCTGTGAAGGAAAGGTTTGTGTGGTTTAAGTAAAATAACTCTTAAGAGAAAATTAGCATGAATGCTCTAGAATTAAAGAACTCACTCTTAGCACACTAAAATATAGCTCAATAGTCTTGCAAAAATCGTGCATAGAGAGAATTatttataaagtataaaaaattagGTTTCCTAGTGCAACTAGgagaccttattatggaaaatCAAAGGTGACATTTGAACAGTACCAACTAACCGTTTGAACGAACCTAGGGTTAATCGGCTGCTTCATGGCGGCGTCTAAACCACCTAGCAAACGCTCTTTCGAATGGTCGACTTGGAAATTCTTCGGTTAACGGCATTCGAACTGGACTCCAAACATTACTTCAAACCGATGTCTTTGTTTCTCCGGTGATGCTACCCGTCTGAACCCCTCAGCGAATGGCATATTGAATGGAGGTCTCGGGTTTTTCAATGAGACATACCGTCTAAACCATATACTGAACGTAGCAGCATACAAATCTTTCTGATCTTTCAATGATGCATCTCGTTTGGACCTTTCAACAAACGTCGTAGGGAACAAACCCCTCGAATTCGACTATGAAAGTCACATGTCTGAACGACACTCCGAACGGCCCATCGAACCACCAATTCTATAAATTTGTTTTGTCCACACGGTCTAATTAAGCCAGTAAGAATGGTTCTAGCAAACTAGAGCCAAAATACACTAAATATTACAAGTTAAATTTATTCTAACATTCAGCCTAGTTACTTGGTTATTGAATTATCTAACATAAAACCcaacaaattttgttttaatttaaacaTCTAGAGAGTTAGCTCATGTTTGTTATAGCACGTCAGCACAGTTCATAAGACCTAATTGAATTTGGTTCtcttaaatataagaaaatttcatttaaaatgaattttaacATATACGATCTATTATTATATGATGTCTGTTGAAGAGTTGGTTTTGATCCTTGATCCAATTATCGAcataatagttttttatttatttttgacagTGGCATAATAGTTCTTTTAAAGGAATCTAACAAAttgctcaaaaaataaaataaataaaataaaagggggagggggaggggggaatCTAACAAATTTAACCCAAGAAACTATTTTTGAAATCCTATTATATTTCTAAAACTGTCACCCTAATCTCGATTAATGCGACTTCCATAACCACAACCCACATGACCTCACAATCTGAACCATCGAGTTTGTCTATTAAGCATCAATGTACATTTTTACTATTTATATAAGGTTTCAAGTGATGGAATGGGAATAATCCCAAATAGCACCTATTATGTTCaagtattgattaaaaaattaaatttacttatttatattaatttaagctattagaataagtgatgatttaacatgatatcagaacaGAAGTCATAAGTTCAAACTTTATCACTGTCATTTACCtcttatttaatttcaaataaatatttcacgtattggGTCTCAtctattaaaagagagtttgagcaCACACGTGATGGAGTgcgttagaatataaattaaattattaaattcatcactTTCTATCATCTCAGTTAAATTATTAAACCTTATCTTAATCATTCacccaatttcaattaaatattccaatttgttaatatttgttTGGAGGGctttaatttcatatttaatATATACTTTACCTTACCAACTACGGCTGGAACCACATTATTGTTAAACAAACAGGATCAATGACTATGAACACACATGTAAGAGCATACAACTATacacataaaataattttcttatttactTTAAAAGTACTTAGTACTAATTAATACATCCACTAGTAGAGGTTTTCTTTTAAGGAATAGATTAAACTTGCATTATTAGTTTGTTGCCAacgaaataaaataattcaactTGTGCTGGCCCATGAAAGCTATATATTATAGATATATAGATATAGAACCCAGTCACGTGTGTTGAAAGGAAATAGACTTTCAACATGTTGGGAATATATTTGGCTCCCTCAGTGTACGGCCCTAACTTAAAGCCTACTTAATATAAAAGACCCATCCACTAAAACAGCCCTAAATTACATGACAATAATTAAAGGGATTTGGGAATAGTACGTGGCAATCATCTAGTGGTGAAGCCACATCTATGGGCAGTGGCCCctacaaattattttaaaaaatttcatgtaTAAGGAAGATTTTAGATTGATTGTTAAATGACTCTTGCAcaccttttgtttttaattttgtatttaagttAGAGGCTCAAGGTGTTTGAGGTTGTGGCCAATTCGATTCCAAAAAACCTGTGGCATGGGTAAAAGTTTCCAGTCCCCCCTCCCCCTCAAATGAATAATCAAGGTAAATTAGAATGCGGTTATTGATAAGAAACTTGATTGCGTAGGTTTTGGGACTATTGCTCGGGATAGAGAAGGGCATGTGTTGGCTACTCGCGGTACTACTATCTCAACTTACTTTGATCCTACCATGGCAGAAGCGTGAGCAGCTCTTCACGTAATTCTTTTTatcaaagaaatttgaatgtTTGACATTATTCTTGAAGGTGATGCTATATAGGTTGTCAATGAGATCATTTTCGATTACTAGCCTCTACATAAATTTGAGCATTTTATTCAGTAACTCATTGTCTAGTTCGAGCGGTTGTAACTCGTGTCATAAATTCTATGTGGTTGAAGAAAACTCTACCCATCATCTATGACATTATTCATAGGGAATGTATTGTCCCTCAATATTGACCTTTTGGTTTCTTTTATCAATAAGATttgaaatttgataaaaaaaaaaaaaaaaaaaaaaagaaaaaaaagtgaggCTCACGTTCATTCATTCCGTGTAAAAGAACGTAGATTATAATTTTAGACCCTTTTTGTATTAGTGTCGACATGTTTTGTTGCTAATATACCAACTTTGACACTTATTTATAAACTCttatagatatattttttgtgatacacATATTGTATGATAAAttacttaatttttgttttaaattgtgtttGTCATATTTTTAGTTTGGCCATCacaacaattattatttttttttatttatttatttttttaatgcttcACCATCGTAAGCATCCAAGCGTCACTATAAAATGAACACCCTTTCCAAACGATTTAGAGGTACTCTCTCTGTTACTCTCTCTGAAACTCTTAAttccttttttcttattctcaGAAGAAGTCCAACTTAATCATTAGAGTGTCCCAAATATTTTTAACGACCGGCGG
This DNA window, taken from Alnus glutinosa chromosome 5, dhAlnGlut1.1, whole genome shotgun sequence, encodes the following:
- the LOC133867860 gene encoding receptor like protein 29-like — translated: MVMEEEEILGLFEVMSALLEDPGWAELHPQPCTDTPWPGIQCEIGDQDPPIFHVTKIHIGPDVVTPPCKSSANLSDSLFKLPFLKTLSIFNCFLTSPVTLSPTLFSATTSLEHLALVSNPALSGGIPPSISEIVSLRVLNLAQNNLQGEIPKEIGGLVNLEQLDLSYNNLSGEIPEEIGGLNGLTILDLSWNVIEGDLPSSLAQLPILQKIDLSSNRFVGRIPPELGMLNRLALFDLSSNFVNGPIPETLSGLENLEYLVVDHNPINAGMPLFIGTLRKLKSLSLSGCGLTGKIPNTITTMESLTALALDNNSLTGTIPPDLGALPNLDQLNLSHNQLSGQLQLPEEFIDRLGKRLDVRGNAGLCTSNQIYKKKNISTYLETPVCFNTTGPMNGKALGDDQHPDDDYERKKPSWHHDKMSSNAPGMDQKLIFSLTLAFSFCCLFSDFLIVRVL
- the LOC133869185 gene encoding glucuronoxylan 4-O-methyltransferase 3-like, whose product is MGRRFTSQCDVLLVSSLIGCGPIGETSLLCALAGDTTKSRVVANYSPTSTQLEAIIHYATSEVVPQQSLGEITVTFEALKSRAPCNFLVFVLGHDCAVRAWCVLWSINDSPPVIEATGLILRLCFGFPGLTCSVFGDSLSAPVIKAPACVFGDSLSTPVIKATACSSSSAALLLQRCLFPFTTTHSFHFPLVPRLSGLHKTNGETHVFLHDGDQTVEKMYAEEFLCSKSLVKGVENLKTTLRYLKAFHLS